The DNA segment aataaaaaggaattttaagaaaattgttctatgattttaaaagttataaaagctGTGGCATTGGACCAAAATCTAtaacaaaatcatattttaagtatgaaattgaattaaagaaaatatttaagtattaaagtgggaaatcagataaattagttattttttttatatatcaatGAAAATTGTCAAATAtgttaaataaatcaattttagaaaCTACATAACCAAAAGATTTTGTATGGTTTTAAATATGACAATAAAATAATCATGGTTAGTACAGCatttatagaaaatattaaaagcacccataaaaataaaaagcaaataaATCCAAAATCAGAACTTTCCCTCCAAATCTATCCGCAATTAAAACGCCATGCTCTAATTCTAATTTTGGTCCTTCTATAATTAGTTCTCTCTATAGTAGTCACTCTTTATAACATCTCATTATAAAAGTTAAGAAGCCAACAAACCCCTCAACGAGTTAGCATTGTCCTCGATCAGAGTTTTGTCTTCTAACTCTAACTTCGGGAAAtaatattttgaagattttatttgaaaaagtcGAAAATCTTTCAACAAATTTTGctctctataacaacatattcgctcaaattttaatggaattagttttttttttaatataatgccTAAAACTATTCATAACCCTTCTCAGCCTTTAAATTGAAGGATAAACATGCTTAAATACACTTGAATTCATGTCATTCTGCACTAACAACAGTATCGATACTAACCGAATTAAAATTCAGTCCGTAAAGATATTATGTaccaaaaaaaaagataataaatgtTAGCTAAAatgtcaataaaatatttaaaatttacaagataaatttattaatcttattttattcatgaaaataatctttaataaaatgaaattacaTTCATAAATTTTGTTAAAGATATGATATAAATCTTACCGACCAATATTGTTAATATGTTAtactttttttaacttaatttattttaaagcaaatataacttaaatatcaaatGTTGTTATATAAGTATAATAATCGTctctttataaataatttagaggTGCATGAAACACTGTTATGTTCAAATTTAatacttaattcatatatattgatttgtataatttaatcttttagttatataataagttaaaatatttttataatttctgtactttttgaaaattagaaatttagtttttatatttgtatttatagggatgtaatctttttattttttagattttaaaatttagtcctaactgttaatattattattatttttgttaaatttaagttaattataatttttttaattacatagcgtgagtatttttttttaaaatgtcacataaactaatttcacaaaaaaataacaatattaataattaaatttaaattttaaaatctaaaaataaaaaaaaattaaattcttacaAATACAAGTACATCGCTAAattctcaatttttaaaaaattacaagcaCATTTTAACCttatattacaatttagtctaaataattaataCTCACGTGACTTTTATTGAAAAAGTTggtttataataaaaaaaatcaaattatttttcatatcgaattaaaatataaaactaaatcTAAAATTTGAGAATGATGTAGGGACAAAACTATAATTCTACCATAAATCAGTATATTTGTCATCTCATTAAATTTCTTCACTGTCACACTCTTGAGTCCATTCATTTTCTCCTCCGCTAATATCAATGAGCTCGTTAGCCGAGAAATAATTGCTGATACTCTTTAAATTTACTCTCCTTTTTCTGCAGATCCAAAATTTTGCCCCTCTTTTACGAATCCGCCAACAGCAAAGCCTTCCTTCTCATGGACGGTTGCAGTGGATTAAACTGCTCCGCGCCGCGCCGGATCGCTGCTCGCCTCTTCTCTGCACTTAAGCGTCGGAAGGTGAAGGGGAGGGTGAATGTTGGCCAGAGGAAGGAAGATGATGATGACGTGGCACCACCTAATCACGTAACCCGTCGTCCTGATTCGTCATCAGGTCAAAATTGTCTTGGTGtcattttgtttattatttggcCTTTTGAGTTCCAAATTCTAATGTATATTTTTAGGAATAAATTTTAtgcaattatatataattttgattttagttaGAGTTTTCATAGATCACAAATATTGTTTATTTACTAATAGATGGTTGAAAGGGTATTCAAATAGGATTAGTTTTAGATCATAACATGGAGAAAGACACCTATACTACAGTGCAAGTAGTTGCTTATATGGAGCCTAACTCAAGTGGTTATTTTATGGACAAAATACTATTTATTAAATCTTAAGATGTATGTCAACTAAATCTTAGCTCAGGTAATATCAACTCTGAGTTGATTCGAAATTTTAATACTGAAATTATATTTGTACTTTTACAAATAGAAGAAGTTTAAGTATGAACTTAATCGAGCTTAAGCTTGAGTAACTCTATTATGTCTTGAGCTGAACTCAAGCTTAGAGATTGATGTtggatcaaattttaataattttcgggattttttttttaatcagaAAGAAGCGGAAGGGAAGCTAATTACAACGTGGTAATAGGGTGTTTTTTGCTTCGACTGGTTGCTGTGACTGAAAAAGAACTTCAAAAGATGGCAGAACTGAGAATCCAAATGGCGGCTGTTCTTGAAAATGTTAAAGATGAGCTCCGAAACAAAGATTTATTCATAACAGCAAAGGAGATTGAATCAAACAACGGCATTGATGGAGATTTAGAATTGGAGTTTGATGGCGATCTTATATCAAATAAAGTGATATTTGATCAGCCTTTGAAATGTGAATATGTGCCGAAAGAAGAAAAGTATCTGGAAGGAATGGATAGACTTGAAGCAGAACTTGAAGCCGAGTTAGAACGTTTGCAACTCCATTTGGATGCAAGCAAATTGTCCTCAACCCATCCTCAGGTGCGATTAAAACTTGGGAATTTGGCAtgtcctttttatttcatttgtttttggtttagggtttgatttaattattttgaatctTAATTACAGTTGAATTTGATTTGACCGAATTTGAACCATAATCGAATTGAAATCAAAGATCATCTGAATTTGAAATGACTTGAATTTAAAATGGTCCAAACTTGACATGATTCGAATTCATAATTCCAGTTGaacttgaataagaattgactcAATCTGAACGAGTAATCCAAAATGATCTGAACTTGAAATTGATTTAAACTCATGTAAATCCATTTTAAATTGACCCAACTTGAACAAATATCTCTAAATGACCTAAACCTACCATGATTCAAAAAACTATAATGACTTAAGACTTGAAATATCCAAATAAAACAAACTTGAATGACTTGAATTGAAATTATCTAAAACTTTTAAAATCCTAATTGGCCCAACCCAAAATTATCTAAAACCAAAAATGATGTGAATCTTGAATGATCCAAACCTAAAACGCATAAATTAATTCAAACTTGGAATCATCCCATACCTAACTCAATATCTTTAGTTTATGTAGTAGTACTAACAAATATTGAAACCTTACCAATTCCCTGGAgattttaaatgttatattttttttaaaactatagcAGAGTAATGGTAATAGTTCAGCCAGAAGCTACAGTATGAGCTGTGGAGAAGTAATTGACCCCACAATTTACGGTGAAGAAGAAGAGTGTGCGCAGTTGCATTGTGGTGTTCCTCCATACGAACTGGAGAGAAGGTTGCATGAATTGTTGGAATCGAGGCAGGAAGAGCAGATAAGAGAATTAGAAGCTGCTTTGGCAAGTGCAAAGCAAGAACTGGTCGACAAGGAAAGAGAGATTTCATGGTGGAAAGACACTGCACAGCTTATGTCGATTCATGTCCAACAACCTTCACCGTTTGGTTCCAAGCTGAGGTGAGAAAATTTCTTAACTGCTTTTTTTCATGTGTATCATATCAGGTGTAGTTGTTTGGTGTTTAAAAATGGATTGTTTGTTATTTTGGCTTTAAAAGCATTTTGGATGGTTGATTAGTTTGCAAGTGAAACAGGGAAATTATTTCACATTGTTAAGGGACATTAGTTTATCAATGAATAGTTATCTACATTAAATTGAAGGCCTTTCATTTGAATTTtaatcttctttttattttttattttttattttttatagttccCGTTAAAACCACCCTTACTATTTCGAGTCTCACCATATGTAATTGTTCACAATGTAGTCTTACCCAAGAGTTgtgtattgattttattttatttgtaatataATTACACTATATTTGTAGCTGTAAACtctaaaagaatgaaaataaaacttaaattgagATAGGAGGACTAAAAGAGTGCACTCTATTATCATTAATAAGCAGCAAATCCTGATTTAAAGGTTCAGTAATACAATCAGGTTTGGACATTCATGTACTCTAAGCACTAGAAACGACCTGAATAAAGAACAAGCAAATCTAGAAATACAATTCCAACCTCAACTCGTTTTAATTATAAAAGTTCtaacaatttgattttaaatttgacTTCAACAGTTACTTCAAATTAACTCGATTTGActtgatctaaaataatttaaacctaAAACTCAAATGATTAAAAATTGGACCAACTTAAATCCAATAGGGCACGAACCCGAACCCGTATTAACTCAAATTGAAATGTTGAAATGATAATAGAAGTTTTAAAATCcaaattatttaatcattaatctaattcAAAATCAATTTGATTTGTGCAATTAGTTATTTAAACTGTCAACATAATTTTTTGAATCGAATTGATGGTTAAACCGGTTAGACCATTGGTTTTTATTCGatcattgtttttaaaaaaaataaagaattaggaaaattaaaattttgaaaaaataaagaaaatatttaaaaattttataaacacatttaaataacaataatacatttattaatttttttcttcggATTTAGGTTGGTGGGTGGGTTTAGGGTTAGCTTGTATTCATTTTCTATTTGTTtaggtttgtttgtttttttttttcatttgggcTAGATTTTTCTTGGGGTTTAGGTAAAACAATTTgacccaaaacataaaaattgagtAGGGTTAAACAAACGTGGATTTGAGTCTAATTCCTCGGAAAGATGATGTTTTATAACCAATCACATTGAGTagcaattaataataatataagcgTCCCAGTTCCAGCAAGTTGCAACTTGCAACTTGCAACCACATAACTCTCACGTTATTCCGTTACCCTTTATAAAGGTCCTCAGAACTAATGGGACAAAACAGGATTAGATAGATTAGAAGATTAATGGTGCAATTACGCCACGTCTGAGCCGACAAAACCCTTGAAGTCTGAACACAAAGAAAAGCAACTCTCCCGTGCGCACTACGCACTACCCACCATTTCTTTTggcttcttcttttcttttatataaacCCCCCCTTCCATTCCATTTTATACATTTTGGTGAGTGGTTGTCATTTGCCATAAATTTGAGAGACAGAGAGATCATTTGTCAACGTCTTACTTCCCATCCTTATATCATAAATGTAATAGGTCTtccattgtttttaatttttaccaaCATTGATATGTCTGTGGTAATGATGTTAACAACTCTTTTTCTTCTTGCTAGTTCAGCCTGCAAACACGAAATGGCGAGAGCAGAACACAACAACGTGACGCTGGAGATGGTGAGGGATTCATTGATAAGGCAAGAAGACACCATTGTTTACAGTCTCATAGAGAGAGCAAGGTTCCCTTTGAACCCTCCCACCTACGACCCTTCCTACGCTTCCATCCCTGGCTTCAGTGGATCTTTGCTTGAGTTATTCGTTAAACAAACAGAGGCCGTACAAGCTAAGGTAAAAAAACTGAACCTCTCTTCTCTTTCATCTTTCTCCCTTATGTCGTTCATTCTCAGTTAAAACATACCACCTCTCTActtaaaaaagtttttaattgAAATTACTGTGATGGCATAGGTGTATTCAAGAGCAAATACAGGAATTAAGTGTTAGGGACATTTAATGGgggttgaagttgaaaattttgtgtttaaaagaaattaaattattgaatttccATTTTATCAAGGGACTAgaaaggtttaattttttatttttatttttcatttaactaagggttaaaaagatttaaattaatttattaattttacaaagagattttttatatttagtcaAAAGAGTCAAGACTTACCTGCCCATTTACGTGTgtattaataacaaaatttgactTGGTTCTGTAAGTGCTTAATGATAATTTTGTGacgaaaaatattaaaactttttGAACTAAAAATCAAGTTTCAATTATTGTGAGTTGTCTTTGCTTTTTGCTGTTGATGTGATTAAATAATTGCTCATAATATAATCCTCATAAAACAAAATGGAAGACAGCATCTTGCATTTAGTGCTTTACTTTATACGTTGTCAGTTCAAGGAAACCTCTTTACGTTACAAGAGATATGATTCTCCAATTTTTAATTATCATCTCTTTGTTTCGTTCTAAAGTTAAACTGTATGAATCATTTCCATTATATCCCGGAGTTGCCTCTTGTTGAAGGAAATTTAAGAGCGCCACAAACGTTAGCCATTTGCTTATGCTAGGGTTTGAATCCCAACTTATAACATAAAGACAATACCGACTTTTTGGGAACGAGTTAGGCGTCTCCTCAACACCTTTGCTATGTTTTAGAAATGGCTGCATGAACCATCTGAACTATATCTCCCCATAGTCTCTCTGCTTCATCTTAAAAGTTGGCTACATGAATCGTTCTGACTATATCTCGGGAACTGATTAGTTCTAAGTTTGAATGTGTTGTTGCAGGCTGGTAGATATGATAATCCTGAAGAGCATCCATTCTTCCCAGATAATCTACCACCCTCATTGGTGCCACATTACAAGTACCCTGAAGTAATTAATTACCTGTGTTTCTCTTCTCGATTTTTCTGAAAAATCAGAATCCGGTTCAATTATAATCCGGAGTAATACCTTCCAAGTCAAACAGGTTTTGCATCGTGCAGCAATGTCTATTAACATAAATAAGCTCATCTGGGACATGTACTTCAACAAACTGCTACCATCGTTTGTCTCTCCGGGCGATGACGGAAACTATGCTTTGACCGCTGCTCGTGATCTCGAGTGTTTACAGGTATTTAACAATCTCTTATGAACGCTGAAGATATAATATTAGAAAAGTGGCTCTAAAAATGCATTGCTAATCCCTTTAGGCTATCTCTAGAAGAATTCACTATGGAAAACTTGTAGCTGAAGTGAAGTTCAGGGACGAACGGAAAGACTATGAACCGGCAATTCGTGCTCAGGTATTTTAGTTTTGTTGTCATAACGGTCAGATTGTTCAGACCTACCGGCTATTAGCTAGTCATTCATTAAGATAGTCCTAAGATGCATATAGAGTTAGTAATATAATAGCTTGGGACAATGTTGTGGTGATTTCAGGATAGATTTACTCTGACAAATTTGTTGACGTTTACAAACGTTGAAGAAGCGGTAAAGAACAGAGTGGCGAAGAAGGCGATGACATTTGGCCAGGAAGTGAAGCTCGGTGATGATGGAGACAAGGGGAAGTACAAGGTTGATCCAGCTATTGTTTCTGGTCTGTATGCAGATTGGGTGATTCCCTTAACAAAGGAAGTCGAAATCGACTACCTCCTCCGTCGCCTCGATTGAAACCATATTAATATCGGTTCTCGATGTTACCTTCCGAATAAAGATCATTCATGTGACAAAACTGCTTTCTAATTAATAAAAGTAGTACTCTTTTGATTATgctttaaaaatttatggtataAATCTCCAAATGCTAAGAGTATCAACTAGAATCAGCATGACTGTTACTCAACTCCTCGATGGGAGCAGCATATGGCGAATTCCAATCTGCTTCGAATATTTCTTGAAGCTGTGAAACAATGGCAGGATTGTATGTCCCAAAGCTAACTCCGGCTGTCGTATAGAAATAGTCCCATACCAGATTACTGGTACTGATGTGTCCACGAACATCGCTAACTGCGTATTTCCCATGATTGACTCTGGTGTAGCCTGGGTAAATATTTCCGGTACGCTTTCTTTTGTGAATGGCTGGTCCGGTCAAGTTGTAACCTGGCACCTTATGGTACTTTATCTCTACACTCCCTGAACATCTGTTCTGCTTGGAAGAATAGCAGAGGACATTGGTGTAGGGAAGCGACTTCAAGTAGAGCTCagttttttcaataaaatttgcCCAATACGCCACAAGTACCTTCACTTTCGCATGCTTCGAGAATACAACCTACCATGTTTAAGCATCATAAGAATAGGGAAGACACAAGCAAAAATCCACTAAAACAGTACCTCTGAGATTGCACTTGAAAGAGATAACCAATAAACTGTTTTCTTTGTATGTTGGGATTGGCCAAGCCATTCCATGGTACTGATCCTTACTGTGCCTCCATCTCCGACAGATTTAATCGTATCGAGCTACCCTTGTTCATCAGGCTGGAACCTGCCAAATGACAGCTGCTGACCACAAGTGGCATCAAAAATCGAATGAAGCATAGAAGACTAAACATAAAAGACAGCAACTTACTTCAGGTGGAGCAAAAGACAGATAGCTTGATTGAGGCACTGAACTTATATAACCATATCCTGGAGCATCAATaatcaatttcaatattttagGGTCTGATAATTTCGGATAGCTTGTCACATAAGGAATCTCCACGAAACGAGGAAGTCGAGGCCTGAGATGAATAAACATGTTAAGCCAGCCCAAAGTAACAAAGGCAGAGTAATGCAGAATATGCAGCG comes from the Gossypium hirsutum isolate 1008001.06 chromosome A06, Gossypium_hirsutum_v2.1, whole genome shotgun sequence genome and includes:
- the LOC107961739 gene encoding uncharacterized protein isoform X2; the encoded protein is MDGCSGLNCSAPRRIAARLFSALKRRKVKGRVNVGQRKEDDDDVAPPNHVTRRPDSSSERSGREANYNVVIGCFLLRLVAVTEKELQKMAELRIQMAAVLENVKDELRNKDLFITAKEIESNNGIDGDLELEFDGDLISNKVIFDQPLKCEYVPKEEKYLEGMDRLEAELEAELERLQLHLDASKLSSTHPQSNGNSSARSYSMSCGEVIDPTIYGEEEECAQLHCGVPPYELERRLHELLESRQEEQIRELEAALASAKQELVDKEREISWWKDTAQLMSIHVQQPSPFGSKLSSACKHEMARAEHNNVTLEMVRDSLIRQEDTIVYSLIERARFPLNPPTYDPSYASIPGFSGSLLELFVKQTEAVQAKAGRYDNPEEHPFFPDNLPPSLVPHYKYPEVLHRAAMSININKLIWDMYFNKLLPSFVSPGDDGNYALTAARDLECLQAISRRIHYGKLVAEVKFRDERKDYEPAIRAQDRFTLTNLLTFTNVEEAVKNRVAKKAMTFGQEVKLGDDGDKGKYKVDPAIVSGLYADWVIPLTKEVEIDYLLRRLD
- the LOC107961739 gene encoding uncharacterized protein isoform X1, producing MDGCSGLNCSAPRRIAARLFSALKRRKVKGRVNVGQRKEDDDDVAPPNHVTRRPDSSSERSGREANYNVVIGCFLLRLVAVTEKELQKMAELRIQMAAVLENVKDELRNKDLFITAKEIESNNGIDGDLELEFDGDLISNKVIFDQPLKCEYVPKEEKYLEGMDRLEAELEAELERLQLHLDASKLSSTHPQQSNGNSSARSYSMSCGEVIDPTIYGEEEECAQLHCGVPPYELERRLHELLESRQEEQIRELEAALASAKQELVDKEREISWWKDTAQLMSIHVQQPSPFGSKLSSACKHEMARAEHNNVTLEMVRDSLIRQEDTIVYSLIERARFPLNPPTYDPSYASIPGFSGSLLELFVKQTEAVQAKAGRYDNPEEHPFFPDNLPPSLVPHYKYPEVLHRAAMSININKLIWDMYFNKLLPSFVSPGDDGNYALTAARDLECLQAISRRIHYGKLVAEVKFRDERKDYEPAIRAQDRFTLTNLLTFTNVEEAVKNRVAKKAMTFGQEVKLGDDGDKGKYKVDPAIVSGLYADWVIPLTKEVEIDYLLRRLD
- the LOC107961739 gene encoding chorismate mutase 2 isoform X3, coding for MARAEHNNVTLEMVRDSLIRQEDTIVYSLIERARFPLNPPTYDPSYASIPGFSGSLLELFVKQTEAVQAKAGRYDNPEEHPFFPDNLPPSLVPHYKYPEVLHRAAMSININKLIWDMYFNKLLPSFVSPGDDGNYALTAARDLECLQAISRRIHYGKLVAEVKFRDERKDYEPAIRAQDRFTLTNLLTFTNVEEAVKNRVAKKAMTFGQEVKLGDDGDKGKYKVDPAIVSGLYADWVIPLTKEVEIDYLLRRLD